The Anomaloglossus baeobatrachus isolate aAnoBae1 chromosome 5, aAnoBae1.hap1, whole genome shotgun sequence genome includes the window aacagagaacatagGAAATTCAGAGATCTTGACTACATAATTAAAATATAAACATACATATTAAGCTGGGTAGGGATTATGTCAGGTCAGCTTTGGTTgctaattctttcagcgttttgaaGCCTTTTTTCAGccattgacttcaatgaagtcAGTCGAAAACGCTATTAAAATGCAGGTATAAAAAGGATTGCATATTTGCTGCATTTTTAGTTgcttttttgcatgcttttttaaACAGCAGTAAATGCTATAGCATTAGATAATCAAAATCTATTTGGCCTCAGTGTCAATATGAGTGTGAAATGCCCCCTGGGCATCCCTGGGGCACATTCATATGGTAACTATGCTTCTGCATTGTTTACAGGTGTATTAAGCATATTATAATGATTCTATGTTGATGTTATTTGATTCTGATCCCTTTGTTTGCACTGGCTTAGTTTTgcctttgtgagactcccatactttcacatCTTGGAGGCATTATTTAAACATCCTGTTATACTGTCTTTTGTCTTTACAAATACATGTTTACATATTTACCCTATGCATTACACTACCATTCTTACTTTGAATGTTATTTCTATTCTAAGTGTGTATACCTTTACATCTTCTATTTACAAGCAATGTGATAGTTTGATTCAGACAACAATGTTTTTATTTTGTGCCCTGGGTCTGTTTTTTACATCCTACAAATTCCACAATTTTCTCTTTTTAAACGATTTAAAtagtagggatgatcaaatacctcaaatattcggcttcgcgaatatccgacgaataggtcaccgctatgcgaatattcgatgcgcaatgtaagtctatagaaagcccgaatagttgctattcggcaacttttCGGGTTTGCCATAGACGCATTGacgattcgcaaatagtcgaatagcggcgacctattcggcgaatatgggcgttgccgaatatttgaggcattCGATCCCTATTAAGTATGTATATCCCTTTGAATTGATGTACCAATTAAGGGTTTTTACATTTATCATAGGAGAAGgctctctttttttttctgtcaGATCTATagagataggctggagtcacacgaacgtatgaaaaacGGTCCCATTCCCATCCAGGAAAATAATTAAATTGTAATCTAGGGtaagggggtgtctgatagatgcctctccattactaacccttgggcttgatgccagctgacactaaacAGGTGACATCATCCCCAATTACTATtcctctgattgccaccgcactagggaaaATCGGGAAGAACCGAGGTGAAGAGAAGAGCcagaattgaagcatctaatggatgtgtcacttctagcacggctgcgggctgctatttttaggctggaaagggccaaataaccatggattgtctgctttaccttgggttGTGCAattatgcagaaatttctgcatccagaTATTTAATGTATGCACATACCCTGAGGATAGATATCCACAATGACGCGCATTTTTGACGCTGTGTATTTTCTCTGCATCAAAAATGCAACGTTTTACAGTACAAGAAAAGAGCATAGGATAaatagaaatctcctgcctacTGTGCTTTTTATGCTGCGTACTCACCTGTGATGCGTTTTAGCAAGCCACAGCATGTTCAGTTTCTTTTGCAAGATTGTAAAGTATTCTGTGtgaaatttccccatagacttgcattagatgctgaAATTACCCAGGTAAAAAAATGCACTtgcgtttttggtgcctttttgagGTGGAAACACATGTAATCCACAAATAATGATATCAATAAGTGGAAGTTTTAAAATCAAAACAGTTTTATATAACGGATGACACACCAAAGAGACAAAAACAGTAgtgtcaaaaacgcaataaaaaggcAGACACAAAAAAGAAATGACAAAACGGAAAGTTGGggagatggtgcagaaattctgcagagtCAAGAACTCAATGGATACTGATCGTgcgaactagagatgagtggacccatggaaggtcCGTTCGGCGGGTTCTGCCAGACTTTAGATAGTTTGGTTTGtaacttggacttgacctgaaccccaatggaaaccactgattgggcagttcgggtcttcgcaccacatgcagccagccataaacagatcacttccaggggagaatGAATGCGGTTTTTCCTATTTATTTAATTTTGTTTggatcacgctgttgttatccccagtgagagccgttcaaacactgcaagtagcttgcacaaggctgagcaccgagcgtagtcGAGCACAGCAATGGTCGCGTGAGTGGTCAACAtacataaagcatccgaactctgttttgttttgttttttaaaacaaGTTTGTGCTATGTACTGACACCGAACACAAAACCTCATCTCTAGTGGGAACGAAgctgggtctgtgcgcactgggaaaatgtGTTTCTGAAGTAAAATcctcaccctctggcagaattccgcacctgcaaaaaaacgcaccaaaaacgcacccaaaatcagCATttcgttttaccgcggttttgttcCTTTTAAGCGGCGTATGAaattaactttatttaaacatgtagtgtagacaaataacacacaaaaaagcagcaaaaatgcatccaaaaaaatATTGAGTATTATGGCTTTGGCGATGGCCGGATATAAACACTGAACAAACTCTTTGATGCTACTGGGAACTTCCATAATCAGCACTAGGGAAACCTTTCGTAACTACAAGAAGGTTtcaagaaaaaaaacataaaaaaaacaattttttttttctaaaaaattaaACTTAAAAAtgtttattcccccccccccacaatGCACATTTGTTATGTGTTCAGCTTTGCTTGTAAAGGTAGCGCCACATGGGGCagttggttaacctactcgtcgccgggcagtCGCGGGTCTGGTCAGGCGATGTCataggtggccttgcccagttccgttaccccgaggagtacagtaaatggtgggaaagcggggtatttgggaaagtttgtcgtgacgccacctgtggtatgcggccagggagtagcctctgctgcagaattcctcgccgggcaGGTGTTATGGATGGTttagctccccacaggcggagtgggtccCGGGTGGATCACGAGGAAATGGCAGTCCCCGGGCAGCGCCGTAGCGCGGGGCGATGGCgttgctaatcagagtctgagtcggcaactgcggttccagaTTCTTTTACTCAAtgctttaaagctgcacccaggtgctggtctctgccgtcgtgggctccggtcaatcccaagcaagtaagggggtcaccactggtgtttgaagagagaaagagagagaatgtacttttcctaggatgtccccctcagcagttaggtaccctggctgagctcccgctccaagtcaCGGGCCTagcaaagtccaagttttccagagaagtCTTGTCAGAACGATGGTCCCGACTTGTCTGAATgtttgagtgtgttgcgcctacctcTACTCCCAAGTGGacaccgccccccaggtggctggcttaagtgactggggaagtcccatgcatagTGATGGCCCCCCCCtttctaccctgagccatcccaccctgtgtgaaggctcctaagctgtttgtagcgtgtgaatgtggaacaccagtaattaacccccccttacctgagatggatactgcaccttaattgaggtgcagtatcctgtggcaacCAGAGTctcaagggcgccacattcccccaaagCAAATGGCcaatgtctgatacatgctgcttgTGGATCAGCAACATGAGTCAGCTGTCAGGTTCACTTAAAACTATAACTCATATGGATattttgaaggaaaaataaaaaagttatggctcttagaaaagTAGGAGGAAAAAAGAAGAGTGCAAAAACAATAAAATTGCCCAATTATGAAGAGGTtaaattgtagaaaaaaaatgtattcctGGTCACACCTGGAGTAGATTTCTGATTATGGCACACAAACGACCTAGTGAGATGACAAATTCTGATATGGCGCATAatactcttaggctactttcacacatcagttttctgtattcaggtacagtccttttttttgccgtatccaacgtttccggttttgttgtgcaaaccggagcaaaccggacccaccggatccggttttaagcggatccggaaaaaaacggatccggtgtgtccggtttgcatccgttttgcatccgttatgtccgtttttttacggatccgttttttaaacactaaacaaacaattaacgagttccgtattctgattggctattgggaaaatatagtatatatacagtattttgaagcatatattacagaatgaagacagagacaatcagaaaccatggatgctattcttgcaaattacacaaagatcactgcagattttatatttgaggcaaatcgcttggctatcatcgtcagagaaaaggagcgacagcgagtgaggcgtcagcgacatcgacgcttttggatccatcccctgactgcccagagactgacacgtggggtgttttcaaccctatacctggagctccgtggaaaccatgaaaaattcacaagctatgtccggatggcagtgaataattttgacgtcctccttggccttgttgcggacaacatacgtaaaacggacaccttctgccgttactctataacacccgaggagcgtttgctggttacgcttaggtaagtttttttttttcgaactgtatcctcctgtaaattgacttttaactgtaatgtgtttgctattatttttttataattattgtctttcctttacagattccttgcaactggagagtcgctttcgtccctccactaccagtttcgactaggaatttccaccatctcgggaatcattagagacacttgccaagccttgtgggattgcctccatgaggatttcatcccccagcccaccagggacagatggcttgcaattgctgaacaatactataacatttgtcagtttccaaattgccttggctcagtggacggcaaacatataagaattgtgaaacctgctgcttcggggtcagaatactacaattataaaaagtatttctcaattgtcctaatggcaataacggatgcggactacaaatttatctcagtggacattggcgcatatgggagatccaatgactcgcaggtctttaaaatgtccccaatggggcggcgaatctatgggaatacttttgatttccctcctgcaagacctcttcctggcacatgtgagcccccaatgccctttgtttttgtggccgacgaagcctttcaactctcccaacatctattgaagccatatgcaagccgtggattgacgcaaacacaaaaaatatataattacagattatccagagccagaagaatggtggaatgctcctttgggatactaaccagcaaatggcgagtgttgttaacagccattaatttaaacattgaaactgttgatgaaatagtgaaagcatgtgtggtactgcacaattttgttttaacaaaggaacctttgtccttggatgaccagagtttggaatccacctctttgactgactacaccagtcctggatttaggagtagtgttgcctgttcaacaatccgtgacaaatatgctgactattttgtgtccccagaaggtagagtagattggcaagatcaaatggtataagatttttgtttagttttataacaaataaacatagttaaaaataaattaaaaaatatcttgttaaccttgttaattttaatctttcactcgctttaaaaatttgtaatttttacaccgtcaaattacaacatgttatgtttttgtattacctttattattaacttaacttgcaaaataatattaccccccaaaaaaaccaagaacaaataaatacttttcaacaaaaaacttttatttttattacatacataaattataaattggtatatcttgggcttggggtggagatagtactggaggggctgacaggtgggaacacacgcacagttggagtattgagggtggaaagtggtgttggtggtggtggtggggaagtaacagaaggtgaaggtgtggttgagaaaccaagagggaaaccaggagatgggatgggatttggtaaggattgaggggtggagtggagggattgggagacagaagaggtggcgggtgaattagtggcttgagttggggtcatgatgggtgtggaaggcgagatgtggtagtgggaaggaagtgtaggggcagatgtggttgggagctggtactgggccgcaggctggtactgggctgcaggctggtactggtcagcaggctggtactgggcagcaggctggtactgggcagcaggctggtactgggcagcagggggagtagggacaatggctggagggggggcaggtgctggaggaggggtgggtggaggtggttgggaggaaacctgcgccagagcctgccgtgtggcttgcattacatgcatctgctggtcaggagatagcttttccatgcgctctagtacggcttgaaaaaaacaatgattgggtgatttacttgcatctaaatgcagcctgtccagacgcgtgcacaattcgtgtgtatttttttccatattggcatttatgaagctaaaagatgaacgattttgttcggctaataattgaatggcgttctggaaggctgcatttagatgcaagaactcgggcgcatagctcttttcctgacccctatgacgctgacgcccagaacccaaaggtgttctactgagggcagcagtgtcagaggggtggggtaggggaaaagctatctcatcaccagcagcttcaggtaatgaagtctcacgtgaagctccagcgcaggtggatgggacagatgtcgatggaagggaaggttcagatgggtggggtctgtgcctgtgttccccagtggcggactgttcagggatcgctcctgtcgggttcgatgcaggctcctgagtgctgcagacggtgctggtaaaaagaggaaaaacaaaacaataattaatttaattgctatacagtgccactgaataaaaaaaaaaggcaaaaaaaaacagacataaaatattatactttgtacatattgtgtggaatatttaccttctgcacaccatagttgtccggaggaacgacaacgctctaaagtaacggtacttcgatctgcgtcctccggatccactcggggcctgcatctcttgattcaactcctttttgaagcgatccctgatagaccgccaccgcttctgaagtttgtcacctgaaagtggaaagcacaaagtggttagtatacaacacattacatcctgcagcataacctactgaactgtgaatacttacgctgtttcttctggccacgagaattgagctccccccaaccttctaccgctgcgtggcatacctcgtcccagagtcgacgggttacgatcgaatcagcgtggcggcggtcagccatgttccacagcggctccctctctctaacttcatcgatgaggaggtcgatgttgataaatccggcctcctcaccgtcagaatcgggagcacgctgtgatgcctgttcaaagaaacaaaaaagaaattaaaaaaaaaaaaaaattatacctaaattcacacagacatgaaaaaaaaaaaaaaaataaaaaaaaaaacttacactaagaccaccgccacctcgacgacgaccctgggacggtcttgggggagctctatcgtgagccctagaagttgaagcctttagtgaaggaaaaaaaaaaacattatttacttatgtgtttggtgtgctgtggtaaacaattcctgtatgaaacttacactctgaccgcccgctccgtgtatttctccaccccttccgtcatcttctggcagcatctcctgtgatgtttcggccacctatgtaaatgtcgtttatttaaaaattttttttttttttttaaaaaaaacaccctaaaaaaaaatatatacctcagtttgtgaaccggagggcgggctaccagaagacgacatatctTTTTCTATAACAGGCCTCGCAcagcaaatggcttgacaaaactgtgcccgcaacactgcacctgtaaaaaaagaaaaaacaatgtctaagtacatgtacgcagctcacaacagtgatctgtggacagtactgtggacattacctcagggacactctccgccacaacaattgaagactggcaccgaaccaaactggcacagcaaatggcttgacaaaactgtgcccgcaacactgcacctgtaaaaaaagaaaaaacaatgtctaagtacatgtacgcagctcacaacagtgatctgtggacagtactgtggacattacctcagggacactctccgccacaacaattgaagactggcaccgaaccaaactggcacagcaaatggcttgacaaaactgtgcccgcaacactgcacctgtaaaaaaagaaaaaacaatgtctaagtacatgtacgcagctcacaacagtgatctgtggacagtactgtggacattacctcagggacactctccgccacaacaattgaagactggcaccgaacAAAACTGGCAcagcaaatggcttgacaaaactgtgcccgcaacactgcacctgtaaaaaaagaaaaaacaatgtctaagtacatgtacgcagctcacaacagtgatctgtggacagtactgtggacattacctcagggacactctccgccacaacaattgaagactggcaccgaaccaaactggcacagcaaatggcttgacaaaactgtgcccgcaacactgcacctgtaaaaaaagaaaaaacaatgtctaagtacatgtacgcagctcacaacagtgatctgtggacagtactgtggacattacctcagggacactctccgccacaacaattgaagactggcaccgaaccaaactggcactgcaaatggcttgacaaaactgtgcccgcaacactgcacctgtaaaaaaagaaaaaacaatgtctaagtacatgtacgcagctcacaacagtgatctgtggacagtactgtggacattacctcagggacactctccgccacaacaattgaagactggcaccgaaccaaactggcacagcaaatggcttgacaaaactgtgcccgcaacactgcacctgtaaaaaaagaaaaaacaatgtctaagtacatgtacgcagctcacaacagtgatctgtggacagtactgtggacattacctcagggacactctccgccacaacaattgaagactggcaccgaaccaaactggcacagcaaatggcttgacaaaactgtgcccgcaacactgcacctgtaaaaaagaaaaaacaatgtctaagtacatgtacgcagctcacaacagtgatctgtggacagtactgtggacattacctcagggacactctccgccacaacaattgaagactggcaccgaaccaaactggcacagcaaatggcttgacaaaactgtgcccgcaacactgcacctgtaaaaaaagaaaaaacaatgtctaagtacatgtacgcagctcacaacagtgatctgtggacagtactgtggacattacctcagggacactctccgccacaacaattgaagactggcaccgaaccaaactggcacagcaaatggcttgacaaaactgtgcccgcaacactgcacctgtaaaaaaagaaaaaacaatgtctaagtacatgtacgcagctcacaacagtgatctgtggacagtactgtggacattacctcagggacactctccgccacaacaattgaagactggcaccgaaccaaactggcacagcaaatggcttgacaaatctgtgcccgcaacactgcacctgtaaaaaaagaaaaaacaatgtctaagtacatgtacgcagctcacaacagtgatctgtggacagtactgtggacattacctcagggacactctccgccacaacaattgaagactggcaccgaaccaaactggcactgcaaatggcttgacaaaactgtgcccgcaacactgcacctgtaaaaaaagaaaaaacaatgtctaagtacatgtacgcagctcacaacagtgatctgtggacagtactgtggacattacctcttccctggagcactggactggaggacagcagaagttgaagtcaggaacgaacggcaggaggtgtgtagaatgtgctggatccttttataagttttgtgatgatgaaaaaaaaaaatttgcgcatgctctgtttaccaaaccggatgcggtcaccgcatccggtttaaaccgcattgcgccggatccggcatgcatagacacccattgtatacaatgccgcattgcgacggatccggcagaatgcggtttttttaaggggcaaaaaaacgttacatgatacgttctatccggccgccgcattcaattattttgccgcatccggaaaaaaccggatgcaccgcaaagccatcaggtacaatccggttacaatgcaagtctatggggataaaccggatgcgataccggatccgttttatccttttttttccggattgtacctgatggcaaaaaactgatgtgtgaaagtagcctaagagaaatGCCGGTCCTGAAAAATCCCCCaaacatgtgcgcactagaaaatggacttttcttaagaaaaatccgcatcctctggcagaatattGCACCCGtgcaaaaaaacgcagtaaaaccgcATCCGcgattttgctgcggtttttccgcgggttggtccctgtagttttttgccattatctatggcaaaaaccacagggacTTGCagcaagtgacatgctcattaattccgcagcggaaattccgcaggtaaatccgcatgtataagaaaacgcagtgtgcgcacagcatttttttttttataccccttggttttgctggggaatgactgcagaaatgttagacatattttctgcagcaaatccgcagtaaatccgcagcgtgcgcacagggccttagcctGTTTCTGATTAGTGCCAAATTCTCTGTTGATTTGCGCCTTTTTTATGTCTATTTTACATGTGTTACCTTTGTTTTTATTTATGTTCACCATTGTAGCGGGGTTTTAGTGttccagaaagccatggaacccatagggtggaggggcgacatgactagagggaagggaaggagtgatggggttaatggaaacaggaatggtttgtttataaggcagagtaaagggattggtcggtaggaggagttccctggaggaagaggtgggacagttgaggggtgtaagtaaaggactttgacttaccccctctctcttgacttccggatatggaacgatctgactggagaggttcctataaggtgtcaggacgtcaccttctatttctccatggaggagtgggagtatttagaaggacacaaagatctgtacaaggacgtcatgatggaggttccccagcccctcacatcaccagacttccggatatggaacgatccgcacgtgcgacaggatggctgctacccgggagcagcggattcatcatggcagtgcacgggcccctggcagcgcagtcccacgtcttggctgctgggggttaacccattggcactttcccctcgctcccctgtcagctgcgggcggcgtcccccctccctcatatctcaggtacttgccgtctgcggggggagcgaggaggagatgcgagagccccttcggggaccctccgcggtaggacgtgggcagggcggtactcagctgctgctccggccgcgggaggaatctccgtccgggccgcggcagccgggaggggggcgtggcttggctgcggcctacttccggtccgagccgcggcctggattgctggatgcggcggctcccggacggggagagcgcccggcggtgacagaggccagctttacccctcgcggaaggcgggggggggccgcggagctgcagccagtggtgggtccggcaccagggcaggcgggcctggggcgacgggtgcccaggaagcgtcggtgagtgggggtgacggcaggggccctgcagttcctgctt containing:
- the LOC142310329 gene encoding uncharacterized protein LOC142310329; its protein translation is MSSSGSPPSGSQTEVAETSQEMLPEDDGRGGEIHGAGGQSASTSRAHDRAPPRPSQGRRRGGGGLSASQRAPDSDGEEAGFINIDLLIDEVREREPLWNMADRRHADSIVTRRLWDEVCHAAVEGWGELNSRGQKKQRDKLQKRWRSIRDRFKKELNQEMQAPSGSGGRRSKYRYFRALSFLRTTMVCRSTVCSTQEPASNPTGAIPEQSATGEHRHRPHPSEPSLPSTSVPSTCAGASRETSLPEAAGDEIAFPLPHPSDTAALSRTPLGSGRQRHRGQEKSYAPEFLHLNAAFQNAIQLLAEQNRSSFSFINANMEKNTHELCTRLDRLHLDASKSPNHCFFQAVLERMEKLSPDQQMHVMQATRQALAQVSSQPPPPTPPPAPAPPPAIVPTPPAAQYQPAAQYQPAAQYQPADQYQPAAQYQPAAQYQLPTTSAPTLPSHYHISPSTPIMTPTQATNSPATSSVSQSLHSTPQSLPNPIPSPGFPLGFSTTPSPSVTSPPPPPTPLSTLNTPTVRVFPPVSPSSTISTPSPRYTNL